The Arachis ipaensis cultivar K30076 chromosome B05, Araip1.1, whole genome shotgun sequence nucleotide sequence CCATCAATTAGAGTACTGTAAGTTACCGTGTCAGGAACCAAGTTCTTGCGACACATCTCTTCGAAGAGATTCAAGGCGTCATCGATCATTTTACTCTTACAAAAGCCATTAATCATGATATTGTAACTCCGAACATTAGGAAACGCTCTACTCTCGGCCATTGTGTTGAATACATATTTTGCCTTATTCACCTGATTAACCAAACAATATCCGTCCATTAAGCAGTTATAAGTAACGACATCTGGTTTCACACCATGTTTTGTCATCACAGCCAACACATTCTTAGCATGTTTGATCTTTCCTTCCTTGCGTAGCCCATCGATCAAAATACTATAGGTATGAACATCTGGAGTAATGTTTCTAAGCACCATATCACTTAACAAATCAATGACTTCCTTATATTGACCCACAAGACACAATCCATAAATTAGAGCGTTGTAGGTGATAACATCGGGAGAAATTCGCTTAGCTAGCATTTCAGAGAATAAATGAAAAGCCTGACTTACAAGTGTATCCTTGCAGAGGCTATCAATAATTGCGCTATACATGAAGACATCAGGAACAATGCCATACCGTGGGACCTTTCTCAACACTTGAATAGCAGCTGATGTGTGTCCTGCCTTACAGAGGCCATTGATCAAGGTCCCATAAGTGACTTGGTTGAAGTGAAATCCATGAGCCAGCACTCTGTCAGGAAAGCGCACTGCTTTTTCAACACTACCACAGAGACAGAGACCTTTCAGGATTGTTGTCAATGTTATGGTATCAGGCTGAAAACCCATCCTGAAAATCTTGGCCATTACAGAGAAAGCAAGCATCATACGGCCCATGCCGCAACAACAATTGATTAAGATGCTCAAAGTAAACAAGTCGGGAGCGATTCCCCTGGCTTGCAATTGCTGAAAAAGAGAAATGGCGGTGGGGAAATGGTTGGTCTTGGCAAGAGATCCCAAAATCTTGGTGAATTGGATGATGGATGGAGGGCGACGCATAGAGAGCATGCGAGTGAAGGAATCAACAGCTTCATCAAGCGATTGGGGATGAGAGTGAGAGTGTAGGGATGAAGTTGAAGGGAAGCAATGACGGAGAGCAGAGTGGGAAACAGAATTTGGGTTTTGAAGAGCATACCTTAACATTATTGGTGAAAATGAGAACAATGATAACATTCTTGCAATGAAGGAGAGTATGGTAAAAAGGAAGAGTGCTTTCCACGTGAGAGAGTGAGGCTGTGAGGGTAGTATCAAGCTTGTTCGAGgttatttgtttaattgtttgATTTGTTTCTACTCTTATTATCTTACTAGTCCAAGCGCTGATGCATTGGATCACATACTCTATTTCCATAAATaagttcattttttttaatatttacattTCATAATATCAAATTGAAATGCCCATTTGTGTATAGAAATTATATGTATAATTTtgatgtcttttttttttataacaacTACAGAAGCTATAAATAACAATATTAATAAAAATTCAATAGTCCAAGCAAACCAACTACGCTACAAGGGAACCGGAAAATTCCGACGGTTTTTTTAAAAACTGCTGCAAAACGGTATATCAGCGGTTCCACAAATATTGTAGTATAGGGCGAGAAAGTTTGATTTTGCGGCAGTTCTAATGAGCTACTAGCACAACCGTTGCTAATCAGATTGATGATTTTGTGGCGGTCTATAACCACCGCTATTTTAGTAAGcggattttaaataataatttgcgACGATCACACAACCATTGCAAATTTATgtgctttttttttaaaaaaaaatgcaacGGTTAACCGCCACAATTTTATACACAAACTTAAGAAAAACTAACCAACTACAATAGTTTATACCATTTTTCTTTACTATAATCTATTTTCTTTACCTTATATTTATTAAACTTGAGATATTaacataaaaatactaaataaacaaTATTAAACTCGTAGATaattctaaaatattaattaaaaaaatacttatttataaattatttactCAAAAAATATTGAACAATACAAAGAAGTGTACAATATCCACTGAACACTCTTGCAATACAAAAATGGTAAAACAAAGGGGAAAAAATAAAatggtaaaacaaaaagaaaaaaataaaatcaaaatcaactACTATTCTTCTCTCCTCATAAGAAATCTACATAAAAAAATAAGAACTCATAGCGTATAGTTCAACTTTAAGAATCAAGTATAATTATTACCATTAAACTTAGTGTGtatagaaaaatcctttatgctTGTAATCTCTTCATATATTTGGAAAATTCATATAGAACAAACTCTATGGATGGTGGCACATGAAGCCATAATTCGGTATGGCTAAGCAATCCAGTTGTTGCTGCTGCATGAGCCCTGGCCTGAGCTTGAAGATGCTGACAAGCTGTGTACATCCTCAGGCTTGTAGCCATTGCAAAAACAGCAAGCACAATGCAAGCCGTAACTACAAGCATACTTACACATGGTTATCATATTAATCGATACCAAATCAAAATGCTACAGAAACCTTTTGATTACCCACAATAGCTAAATTCTTACTTACAATAAAATAATGTGTCATCTGAGGAGAGTTCAGCAGTATGAATAGCATAATAACTGAATGACAAATCAAATACAGGTTTAAAAACTACAATGACTAAGCAGCAAAGCATTAGCTACAACAGTAATTAGATTACCTATGGTAAGAAAAGCCAGAAAATTAGTATTAATTGGCACTTTATTTAGATTAAATCATACATATAATAACATGTATGTATCATGTATGTCAGACGTGCCAACTAAGCTTTTCTCCTAACTATGCATGCATTCTTATTCAATTTAATATGCTTATAAGTTATAAGTTATATATAACGACCAATAGCTGCGAATGAATGAATTAATGCTTCTTCTTGAAGAAAAATCCCTGCGGCAGACAAGGAAATGATTCTAAATTGAAAGCTGACAATATTGAATCTTTTTTATTATGTGCTCTCAGCCACAAACCAagccattttctttttattttttttcttccacTTACAAAGTTGGTAGTTCTATTAGATACATTTGATATAAAACTTCAAAACTACATGAGAAAGTGGGGGCATTAAACACAGTCCTCATCACTTAGCTTGTCATAAAAAAAATGTTTGGAAGATTGTAAAAATCTAAACTAATACTAGCTATAGCTTAGcttcttattttttatatatatactgaGCTTGAAGATGCTGACAAGCTGTGTACATCCTCAAGCTTGTAGCCATTGCAAAAACAGCAGGCACAAGTCCAATATATGCGATAACTTCGAATTCTATCATAGTTAATTTTATCCAAGGACAGCTAACATATAAAGTGTTTTCAATACTAATTATGTTATTATCATTAAGCTAGTGATTATGAAATTATATTTAGTTTAAGAATAAAGCATCACCTGTATGAGTAGTTCAGTTCTTAGTCGTCTACTTGCTTCATGTTCACTGCGTGCTTCACCGCGTTGACTAATGATTGCATCAATTTCATCAAGAAATATGGTTGAGGGGGCATGGCGTCTTGCAAGCTCAAATAACACATTTCTCAACTTCTCAGAATCACCTGCAATCTAAAATAAATTTTGTAAATGTGCATGCCCAGTTGCCCACTATATTATAAACTAAACAGAGAAGAACAAGGAGCAATTTGAAAGATCTTTCTCTTCCTTACAAGATAGAGGCAATTTAATCCAAACGAAGGAGGAATCTAGGCATTCAAATGAAGCAATGTCATCTAAAATACAAGAATAATTCTAGATGCTGAAATATTAAAAAATGTAGTCTGGCACTCTGTTGCAACAGCCTTTGCAAGCATTGTCTGCATCATTCAAATTAAAGTTATATAACTTTCAACAGTTTAAATAAAACATGGATATCCAGAAAAACTGTATTTTTATGTCAAAAGAATTTAGTTTAATTTGAGAGTAAGATTTTATTTCACTAAAAAATAACAATCTCTTACAATTTTAGTAGACACTGACGATGAAATCCCTATACAATTTAGGAGAAATACTAATACAAACCTTTCATGTCCATGGTGGGCCAAAAGAAAAACCATATATAAACTAGAGATTTAAGTGAAAAATTATTGAGTTTAAAAATTAACTCAAAAGAGTGAACTACCAAGCAATTATAAAGATTGTAGTCATAAGAACTTAATTacccactgccatatccccaagCCTAAATACGACTAAATCTTGGAAAcagaaattaaatctttttcttcACATCTTTGACTAAATTCAACTTCTATTCAATATATACAGGCATGCCGCATGCATTCAAATGGCTTAGTCTTAAAAACAATATTTTGCTCAAAGAACTCCTGGCAGATTTTCCAAATGCAGACACATTTTTCTAATAACATGATGGTTCTATGGAGGAAAAACAAAATTCTTCCCCGATACACTTGCCTACATTGCTAGAGACTTCCAAGTGTTTTGAATATTGTTCCGATCAATATTGTGAACTATATTCAAAACACTTGGCATGCAAAAGCATAAACACTATAAAATAGCACTAACAAGCATTCTTTGCAACACCAATTCAAAATTCAGCACCATGACATGAAAAATCAGCAGCATTCGCAGTGACTCAGCAAAGTGTCAGTCAATCAATCCaaacaaattgaaattcaaactcaagaagctcttAACAGCATGTTTAACTATGTATAAACTAACACTAATTCTAAtaagaaaatcctaattctaacctAAACTCAACTAACAGCAGCAAATAATactaatcaaatcaaattaacacTAGAATCAACATATAACTAATCCTAAATTAActaaaacaaagaagaaaaggtGATCTGAGAACCTGAGTCGAAGGACAGAGCAAGAACTCAGGAGAAAGGGATGCAGTGGCAGTGACCAGCCGCTGCTGCGTCTGAACTCGCTGGAACTAGAGTGCCTCTGTTCTGATTCTGTCACTGGGAATGAGGAAGGCAGGGGCGAGCTAGAGAGCCACAGTGCGAGGTTGTGAGGAGGGGAAGAAGATGGTCGCGGCGGCACTGGATGGTAGCCGGTGGTGAGACAGAGAAGGCAGGAGATAggggaaaagaaagagagaaaaggttTTCGCGGTGGTTGTTcggtgaaagaagaagaagaagatgaaggagaAGATGATGACGGTGGTGGTTATGTGGTTCTGACAGAGACACTCTGGGGTGATGATCGATGATGGCGCTGCGTGGGTGGTCGAAGAGATGTTAGGGGTGGAGAAGGGGGAGTGATTCAGACTTAGAGCTCCGGACATCTAGTCGAGTGAGTGACGGGGCACTTAGGGCCGTTGGCTCTCTTCTTGGTTTGATTTGCAGCAGGAGGGAAACTAACCGCCGCTATATTAGTTCTTTTTGTAGCAGAAATCCAAACTGCTATCATAATGGCCGTTATCTTGTCAAATTGCAACGGTTTGATTAACAGCCGCCAATTAATCATCATTATTTTCCGTCTTTGCTGTATACTATTACATTAGTCTTAAACCTCAAAATCCAAATTATAAAACAAATACACATCGAAAAAAATTTAAAGCATACACACAAACTAAGCTCTAAAATTTTATTCACCAAATCTTCCTGCAACCTTAATAGTATATAATTAGCTATCAGGACCAATCGAATTATTTTTCCAatgttgattttattttttatttaggtgTTTTTAACTTGATTAGCATCTAAACTGTATTTTCATATCTTTGTCATTTTATTACACTGAAGGTCCCAATCCTAAATGAAAGACGTTTTAACATTGAATACATTATCAagttaatttatgttattttaattggtttgaattgaatttTAAACTGTGGTTTACAACTGCTTGCAGCCATATTATCAGAAGCACAATAAAAATTGGTTTAGCACTAGCAGCATTAAAAAACTTTCAAGATGGAAGCAAAACGGAATAAAAAAGATACCCCAAATACAATTGCAAGATTAAAAAGCTAGAATTCAGAGATAAACATGCATATCAGGTTCTTATCTCAAATTCCATATTTTCTATTTATAAATGATAAAATGCACAATTATCAAATCCAAATGAATATAGAATAACATCAAATGTGAACAAGTTAGATGAAGCTTCATATGAAGTTGACACATACTTTAAATACAAAAAAGCAAACTGTTTCATATATGCAAATCAATATTAGTTCAATCAACGCTTGATTTTTTGTTACCCATGGATATTTGGACCTTGGATTAAAGAAACATTCACTTGCTCTATATGACGAAGAAAATCAATGACTTTGTTTTGTCAAAATTTATTGCATTTGTGAAATGTGTCTCACTTAGAGCCTCGTAGGCAATTGTATAAACACAAAAAATGTGAAGATGTTTGCAAATAACTCTGCAGATTTGATACAAAATACATTAGATGGCTACATCAGTCCGTAGTTGCTGCATGGTAAAAATGAAAAGATTTAAAGATGATGACAAAAGTGTAGAAAAGCTTAACAAGGGACGGATCTAGAAAT carries:
- the LOC107644130 gene encoding pentatricopeptide repeat-containing protein At1g62930, chloroplastic-like — protein: MLSLFSFSPIMLRYALQNPNSVSHSALRHCFPSTSSLHSHSHPQSLDEAVDSFTRMLSMRRPPSIIQFTKILGSLAKTNHFPTAISLFQQLQARGIAPDLFTLSILINCCCGMGRMMLAFSVMAKIFRMGFQPDTITLTTILKGLCLCGSVEKAVRFPDRVLAHGFHFNQVTYGTLINGLCKAGHTSAAIQVLRKVPRYGIVPDVFMYSAIIDSLCKDTLVSQAFHLFSEMLAKRISPDVITYNALIYGLCLVGQYKEVIDLLSDMVLRNITPDVHTYSILIDGLRKEGKIKHAKNVLAVMTKHGVKPDVVTYNCLMDGYCLVNQVNKAKYVFNTMAESRAFPNVRSYNIMINGFCKSKMIDDALNLFEEMCRKNLVPDTVTYSTLIDGLGKSRRILCALELLEKMHDRGQPANIVAYSSLMDALFNIKQHDKALMLFNQMKESGIDPNIYTYNILIDGLCKSGRIKKAKEIFQDLSIKGYRPNVRTYTIMINGLCKEDLLHEALALMAKMEDDGCLPNAVTYETIIRALFEKGENDKAEKLLREMISRGLLQG